The Halocalculus aciditolerans genome includes a window with the following:
- a CDS encoding polyamine ABC transporter substrate-binding protein: MAGLAGCSGGDGGDGTGGTTTSGTTTGTTGGGGSAQGSADVRAEWGLPDLDYDVGDSLNVFQWTDYWPSGTVEIFEKAYGVNVNVSNYASNEEMFNKLKAGGTGQFDLIFPSDYMVNILASQGMIQQVNLDKLSNFDNLERRWIDQAPYDPDPGRWSVPYQWGTSGCGWNTNMTPDIEYPFSWDLMWSDEYGGQMTMLNDMRETIGASLKRLGYSLNSTKESEIQEAKEALIEQKPLLTTYSSVSRDAALQNEQASPVHLWSGDAFSAYWATYTDGESPIGYRVPKEGGVVWVDTAAVTKEAANVNAAHAFITFFLNAEINAKISNYVYYPTPNAAAKEYIDDAALNNPAIYPPDEVMQNLEFIRNIGQATQLYSEAWTEIQNA, translated from the coding sequence ATGGCCGGGCTAGCGGGCTGCTCGGGGGGAGACGGCGGCGACGGAACCGGCGGGACGACGACTAGCGGCACGACGACGGGGACGACGGGGGGTGGTGGGTCCGCACAGGGAAGCGCGGACGTCCGCGCCGAGTGGGGGCTGCCCGACCTCGACTACGACGTCGGGGATTCGCTGAACGTCTTCCAGTGGACGGACTACTGGCCATCGGGGACAGTCGAAATCTTCGAGAAGGCGTACGGCGTGAACGTCAACGTCTCGAACTACGCGTCCAACGAGGAGATGTTCAACAAGCTCAAGGCCGGCGGCACCGGCCAGTTCGACCTCATTTTTCCGTCGGACTACATGGTGAACATCCTCGCGAGCCAGGGGATGATTCAACAGGTCAACCTCGACAAACTCTCGAACTTCGATAACCTCGAGCGGAGGTGGATCGACCAAGCGCCGTACGACCCCGACCCCGGCCGATGGTCCGTCCCCTACCAGTGGGGGACGAGCGGCTGCGGGTGGAACACGAACATGACCCCAGATATCGAATATCCCTTCTCCTGGGATCTCATGTGGAGCGACGAGTACGGGGGGCAGATGACGATGCTGAACGACATGCGGGAGACCATCGGGGCCTCCCTAAAGCGCCTCGGCTATTCGCTCAATTCCACGAAGGAGAGCGAGATTCAGGAGGCGAAAGAGGCGCTCATCGAGCAGAAGCCGCTCCTGACTACGTACTCCTCGGTGAGTCGGGACGCCGCGCTCCAAAACGAGCAGGCGAGCCCCGTCCACCTGTGGTCCGGCGACGCGTTCTCCGCGTACTGGGCGACGTACACCGACGGCGAGTCACCAATCGGATACCGGGTGCCCAAGGAGGGCGGCGTCGTTTGGGTCGACACTGCGGCTGTCACGAAGGAGGCCGCGAACGTGAACGCCGCGCACGCCTTCATCACGTTCTTCCTGAACGCAGAGATCAATGCGAAGATTTCGAACTACGTCTACTACCCGACGCCGAACGCGGCAGCGAAAGAGTACATCGACGACGCCGCGCTGAACAACCCGGCGATTTACCCGCCCGACGAGGTCATGCAAAACCTCGAGTTCATCCGGAATATCGGGCAGGCGACACAGCTGTACAGTGAAGCGTGGACCGAAATCCAGAACGCCTGA
- a CDS encoding aspartate aminotransferase family protein encodes MSHGDNTQEHDHAARFREQTPKSRKFHDRAASVTPLGVESNVRAFDPYPFYTESADGSYITDIDGNEYLDFLLALGPIILGHNHPEVTSAVQEMAETCDITATPTRTAVQFMEKVKEMTPSIERVRMANSGTEATMHAIRVARSYTGKSMIAKPEGGYAGAHDYALQSVWASEEALGPAEEPNAVPYGTGIPEQVSETVAPIPFNDKENTEKILRKHADDMAAVIIEPIMFSCGCLKPRDGYHEFLRDLTEELGIVLIWDEVMTGFRLGPQSAQGRLGVTPDMTTFAKAAGGGYQVAGFGGRREIMEEIVPPGKGEGEKWNSSAFHGGTYNGHPLAAAAGLATLEVLDSGDVYDHIDRLGDRLFNGLQDAADDVGIDVNVQHIGSMGQVYMTDADIHRYRDTWQANEEQFADWWLEAAADNVLFGNPMQGERFFTTYTHTDEQVDHAIEVAEDAFRAVNHDY; translated from the coding sequence ATGAGTCACGGTGACAACACCCAAGAGCACGATCACGCAGCTCGCTTCCGAGAGCAGACCCCAAAGAGCCGTAAGTTCCACGACCGAGCCGCGAGCGTCACACCGCTCGGCGTCGAGTCGAACGTCCGCGCCTTCGACCCGTACCCGTTCTATACGGAGTCCGCCGATGGATCCTACATCACGGACATCGACGGGAACGAATACCTGGATTTCCTCCTCGCCCTCGGCCCCATCATCCTCGGCCACAATCACCCGGAGGTGACGTCGGCGGTACAGGAGATGGCGGAGACCTGCGACATCACGGCGACGCCGACGCGGACGGCCGTCCAGTTCATGGAGAAGGTGAAGGAGATGACGCCGTCCATCGAGCGCGTCCGCATGGCGAACTCGGGGACGGAGGCGACGATGCACGCCATCCGAGTCGCGCGCTCCTACACGGGGAAGTCGATGATCGCGAAACCCGAAGGCGGCTACGCGGGCGCACACGACTACGCGCTCCAGTCCGTCTGGGCGTCCGAAGAAGCGCTCGGCCCCGCCGAAGAGCCGAACGCCGTCCCCTACGGGACCGGCATCCCCGAACAGGTCTCGGAGACCGTCGCCCCCATCCCCTTCAACGACAAGGAGAACACGGAGAAGATCCTCCGAAAGCACGCCGACGACATGGCGGCCGTCATCATCGAGCCCATCATGTTCTCGTGCGGCTGCCTGAAACCGCGCGACGGCTACCACGAGTTCCTCCGCGACCTCACCGAAGAGTTGGGAATCGTCCTCATCTGGGACGAGGTTATGACGGGCTTCCGACTCGGCCCGCAGTCCGCACAGGGCCGCCTCGGCGTCACGCCCGACATGACGACGTTCGCGAAAGCCGCCGGTGGTGGCTACCAAGTGGCCGGCTTCGGCGGGCGGAGAGAGATCATGGAGGAGATCGTTCCCCCCGGAAAAGGCGAGGGGGAGAAGTGGAACTCCTCGGCGTTCCACGGCGGCACCTACAACGGCCACCCGCTCGCGGCGGCCGCGGGGCTCGCCACCCTCGAAGTCCTCGACAGCGGCGACGTCTACGACCACATCGACCGCCTCGGCGACCGACTCTTCAACGGTCTGCAGGACGCCGCGGACGACGTCGGCATCGACGTGAACGTCCAGCACATCGGCTCGATGGGCCAGGTCTACATGACCGACGCCGACATCCACCGCTACCGCGACACCTGGCAGGCGAACGAAGAGCAGTTCGCCGACTGGTGGCTGGAGGCCGCCGCCGACAACGTCCTCTTCGGGAACCCGATGCAGGGCGAGCGGTTCTTCACCACCTACACGCACACGGACGAGCAGGTCGACCACGCCATCGAGGTCGCGGAGGACGCCTTCCGCGCCGTCAACCACGACTACTGA
- a CDS encoding NAD(P)/FAD-dependent oxidoreductase, with translation MVGRADEPLPDAADAVIVGGGVVGVAAARDLAPDYDVVVVEKGAVAGEASALAAGEVTLATTYIGEREGIAEYGTSFFRDYSGTGDFHYEERNGVELVPQGRGGEAREYAAGLRDTGANVEYIDPPTGRERYPRIDFDRFDGGIEFRDTGFLDPYTFATTLADDAEDRGATICTERAVTGLVVENGTVTGVETEGGRIDADHVVAAAGWRTTSFLAEHLEIPVQPYRTQCIVLEPDDPVGEDFPMGWLPGEHVYFRPELNGDVLVGGFSFAEDDPERASGQADEAFRQHVAELLPRFVEGGDRARFVNGWAGVDGATPDTLPIIDAPDAAPDGLVVAAGFHGRGVMTAPIAAAIVNALVRDTTPPFTRDPFRLDRFEDTSPDFEFTSISAGDDDYD, from the coding sequence ATGGTGGGGCGCGCTGACGAGCCGCTCCCCGACGCCGCGGACGCCGTCATCGTCGGTGGCGGCGTCGTCGGCGTCGCCGCGGCGCGCGACCTCGCCCCCGACTACGACGTCGTCGTCGTGGAGAAGGGAGCGGTCGCGGGCGAAGCGTCCGCCCTCGCGGCCGGCGAGGTGACGCTCGCGACGACCTACATCGGTGAGCGGGAAGGAATCGCGGAGTACGGCACGTCGTTCTTCCGCGACTACTCCGGCACGGGCGACTTCCACTACGAGGAGCGCAACGGCGTCGAACTCGTCCCGCAGGGGAGAGGCGGGGAGGCGAGAGAGTACGCCGCGGGCCTCCGCGACACGGGCGCGAACGTCGAGTACATCGACCCACCGACGGGGAGAGAGCGATACCCCCGCATCGACTTCGACCGGTTCGACGGCGGCATCGAGTTCCGCGACACGGGCTTCCTCGACCCGTACACGTTCGCGACCACGCTCGCCGACGACGCCGAAGACCGCGGCGCGACCATCTGCACTGAACGCGCCGTCACAGGTCTCGTCGTCGAGAACGGCACCGTGACCGGCGTGGAGACCGAAGGCGGACGCATCGACGCTGACCACGTCGTCGCGGCCGCCGGTTGGCGGACGACGTCCTTCCTCGCGGAGCATCTGGAGATCCCCGTGCAGCCATACCGGACCCAGTGCATCGTCCTCGAACCCGACGACCCCGTCGGCGAGGACTTCCCGATGGGGTGGCTGCCCGGCGAGCACGTCTACTTCCGTCCGGAGCTAAACGGGGACGTCCTCGTCGGCGGTTTCTCCTTCGCCGAAGACGACCCGGAGCGCGCGAGCGGGCAGGCCGATGAGGCGTTCAGACAGCACGTCGCCGAACTCCTCCCGCGGTTCGTCGAAGGCGGGGACCGCGCGCGGTTCGTGAACGGGTGGGCCGGCGTCGACGGCGCTACTCCGGACACGCTCCCCATCATCGACGCGCCCGATGCGGCTCCCGACGGTCTCGTGGTCGCCGCGGGGTTTCACGGCCGCGGCGTCATGACCGCCCCCATCGCGGCCGCCATCGTCAACGCCCTCGTCCGTGACACGACTCCCCCGTTCACCCGGGACCCGTTCCGTCTCGACCGCTTCGAGGACACCTCGCCCGACTTCGAATTCACCTCCATCAGCGCGGGCGACGACGACTACGACTGA
- a CDS encoding ABC transporter permease, whose protein sequence is MSSVTVSWFKRTRSRFIQRFGGVALGLEAIALYLFLYIPIVVMIALSFNDSQTAIVWKGFTTEWYSALLDGRAIARVDPQAAWIALKNSLYIAAVTVVVSTTLGTMLALALDRYDFPGRSLLQGVTFMPLIIPSIVMGISLLLFFNFVGLTQGIGTAIIGHVAFDISYVTVIVLARLSSFDRTLEEAAMDLGARELETFRWVTFPIIKPGVIAGALLAFAMSFDDFVVTFFIIGNQNTLPIFFFGMVRQGISPGVNVIATVILLATFALIALAQKVAGLTW, encoded by the coding sequence GTGAGCTCCGTGACCGTCTCTTGGTTCAAGCGGACACGCTCCCGGTTTATCCAGCGGTTCGGTGGCGTTGCACTCGGTCTCGAGGCCATCGCACTCTATCTGTTCCTCTACATCCCGATCGTGGTAATGATCGCTCTCTCCTTCAACGACTCACAGACCGCGATCGTTTGGAAGGGGTTCACCACAGAGTGGTACAGCGCGCTCCTCGACGGGCGTGCCATCGCTCGCGTCGACCCGCAGGCCGCATGGATCGCGCTGAAGAACTCGCTGTACATCGCCGCGGTCACCGTCGTTGTGTCGACGACTCTCGGGACGATGCTCGCTCTCGCCCTCGACCGCTACGACTTCCCGGGTCGCAGTCTCTTGCAGGGCGTCACCTTCATGCCGCTCATCATCCCCAGCATCGTGATGGGTATCAGCCTCCTGCTCTTCTTCAACTTCGTCGGGTTGACGCAGGGCATTGGCACGGCCATCATCGGCCACGTCGCCTTCGATATCTCTTACGTGACAGTCATCGTCCTCGCAAGGCTCTCCTCCTTCGACCGGACGCTTGAGGAGGCCGCGATGGACTTAGGGGCGCGCGAGCTCGAAACCTTCCGCTGGGTGACGTTCCCCATCATCAAACCGGGCGTCATCGCCGGAGCACTTCTCGCGTTCGCGATGTCCTTCGACGATTTCGTCGTGACGTTCTTCATCATCGGGAACCAGAACACGCTCCCGATCTTCTTCTTCGGGATGGTCCGACAGGGTATCTCGCCGGGCGTGAACGTTATCGCGACCGTCATCCTGCTCGCGACGTTCGCCCTCATCGCACTCGCCCAGAAGGTCGCCGGGCTCACCTGGTAG
- a CDS encoding ABC transporter permease, producing the protein MATERTSGGSGLVTRVRRHRYVGLVFNAAPATFWLGVFFVAPLAVMLYYSFGTRGAFGTVLLDPEHLGIQQYAYFFVPDGASIPQTIWWTLGWALGHFVPFVPNVAGGEPTAYVQLLFKSIYFGVVTTVFAFAIGYPMAYFVARKAPANYRNILVALVVLPYWASYLVRVYAIKIMLAKNGLLDNLLTTLNIADNVSLLYSNFAVGFGLVYIYVPFMILPVYASLEQLDTTLEEAAMDLGADRWDAFRRVTLPLSMPGVIAGSFLVFIPAVGAYVIPELLGGTDTATVGEFIASQFGSAGNWPLGAAAAFILMVIMFLGIWIYQSRTGGDIL; encoded by the coding sequence ATGGCAACTGAACGCACGAGCGGAGGGAGCGGGTTGGTCACTCGCGTTCGCCGCCACAGATACGTCGGCCTCGTGTTCAACGCCGCGCCAGCGACATTCTGGCTCGGCGTGTTCTTCGTCGCGCCGCTCGCCGTCATGCTCTACTACAGTTTCGGGACCCGGGGAGCCTTCGGGACCGTCCTCCTCGACCCAGAGCATCTCGGCATCCAGCAGTACGCATACTTCTTCGTCCCCGACGGTGCGTCGATACCGCAGACAATCTGGTGGACGCTCGGCTGGGCGCTCGGCCACTTCGTCCCGTTCGTCCCGAACGTCGCCGGCGGCGAACCGACAGCGTACGTCCAATTGCTCTTCAAGAGCATCTACTTCGGCGTCGTCACCACCGTCTTCGCGTTCGCCATCGGCTATCCGATGGCGTACTTCGTCGCGCGGAAAGCCCCCGCGAACTACCGGAATATCCTCGTCGCCCTCGTCGTCCTCCCCTACTGGGCGTCCTACCTGGTGCGCGTCTACGCCATCAAGATCATGCTCGCGAAGAACGGGCTCCTCGACAATCTCCTCACGACCCTGAACATCGCGGACAACGTCAGCCTCCTCTACTCGAACTTCGCCGTCGGCTTCGGCCTCGTCTACATCTACGTCCCGTTCATGATTCTGCCCGTCTACGCCAGCCTCGAACAGCTTGACACCACGCTCGAAGAAGCGGCGATGGACCTGGGTGCGGACCGCTGGGACGCCTTCCGGAGAGTGACTCTCCCGCTCTCGATGCCGGGCGTCATCGCCGGGAGCTTCCTCGTCTTTATCCCCGCAGTCGGGGCGTACGTCATCCCAGAGCTCCTCGGCGGGACGGACACTGCGACCGTCGGCGAATTCATCGCCTCTCAGTTCGGCTCGGCCGGGAACTGGCCGCTCGGTGCCGCCGCGGCGTTCATCCTCATGGTGATTATGTTCCTCGGCATCTGGATCTACCAGTCGCGTACGGGAGGTGACATTCTGTGA
- a CDS encoding NAD(P)/FAD-dependent oxidoreductase produces MQESADVVVVGAGVTGCGVARQLATDRDVLVVDRSGVAAEATGRAAGLVAPTLFYKDAPDVARHANAFFREFDGTRHFEFTERDRYDLVTEDGVSDASADAERLADLGFPVEFLDAEEIERRVPRFVVDNYAAGVHYGDTGWVDPYSYTVALKRDAEARGATFAVGVEVTGVEPGRVETTDGIVECADVVVAAGWRTRDLVDADLPLAAYRTQCVVLEPEEPLGDDFPLGRLGDRGLYFRPEHNGDLLIGGSHQRMADPTGASTQADESFEREIALTVPEILRGFDHAGLVNGWAGVDSATPDARPVVDRVDGVVVAAGFNGLGIMISPAAHAAVTELVAEEEEAPFDRSVFALDRFEGGGDFELTTTSDL; encoded by the coding sequence ATGCAGGAGTCCGCTGACGTCGTGGTCGTCGGGGCAGGTGTCACCGGCTGTGGGGTGGCGCGACAGCTCGCGACCGACAGGGACGTGCTCGTCGTCGACCGCAGCGGTGTCGCCGCGGAAGCGACCGGCCGGGCCGCGGGTCTCGTCGCTCCGACGCTCTTCTACAAGGACGCACCCGACGTCGCACGGCACGCGAACGCCTTCTTCCGCGAGTTCGACGGCACCCGGCACTTCGAGTTCACCGAGCGGGACCGCTACGACCTCGTCACCGAGGACGGCGTTTCAGACGCCAGCGCGGACGCGGAGCGCCTCGCAGATCTCGGTTTCCCCGTGGAATTCTTGGACGCCGAGGAAATCGAGCGACGCGTCCCCCGGTTCGTCGTCGACAACTACGCCGCTGGCGTCCACTACGGTGATACGGGCTGGGTGGACCCCTACTCGTATACGGTCGCGCTGAAGCGGGACGCCGAAGCGCGTGGCGCAACGTTCGCGGTCGGCGTCGAGGTCACGGGCGTCGAACCCGGCCGGGTCGAGACAACCGACGGAATCGTGGAGTGTGCGGACGTCGTTGTCGCGGCCGGCTGGCGAACACGCGATCTCGTCGACGCCGACCTCCCGCTCGCCGCCTACCGCACGCAGTGTGTCGTTCTCGAACCCGAGGAACCCCTCGGAGACGACTTCCCGCTCGGCCGGCTTGGCGACCGCGGGCTCTACTTCCGTCCGGAGCACAACGGCGACCTCCTTATCGGGGGGAGCCACCAGCGGATGGCTGACCCGACCGGGGCTTCGACACAGGCTGACGAGTCCTTCGAGCGCGAGATCGCACTCACCGTGCCAGAAATCCTCCGGGGGTTCGACCACGCCGGCCTCGTGAACGGCTGGGCTGGCGTCGACTCCGCCACGCCGGACGCCCGCCCCGTCGTCGACCGCGTCGACGGGGTCGTTGTCGCCGCCGGGTTCAACGGCCTCGGGATCATGATTTCGCCCGCCGCACACGCTGCCGTCACCGAACTCGTCGCTGAGGAGGAGGAGGCGCCGTTCGACCGGTCGGTCTTCGCGCTCGACCGCTTCGAGGGCGGCGGGGATTTCGAACTGACGACGACGAGCGACCTCTGA
- a CDS encoding Lrp/AsnC family transcriptional regulator produces MSEPTHPAADIDDVDRSILKILQSDGRTALSEIARRLDMGSATIHERVRTLEEHGFIREYRAVLDPELLGIDEVAFVNVEANPGRFAEVGERIAEHRSVQEVHELTGAADLLVKVRVRGREGLSDFLSTLGEYDGVQKTSTNVALRTVKEESRLDLNGDD; encoded by the coding sequence GTGTCAGAGCCCACCCATCCAGCAGCGGACATTGACGATGTCGACCGGAGTATCCTGAAGATACTCCAGTCGGACGGTCGGACCGCCCTCTCCGAGATCGCGCGCCGCCTCGACATGGGTAGCGCGACAATCCACGAGCGCGTTCGTACCCTCGAAGAGCACGGGTTCATCCGCGAATACCGTGCCGTTCTCGACCCCGAGCTCCTCGGCATCGACGAAGTCGCGTTCGTCAACGTGGAAGCCAATCCCGGTCGGTTCGCCGAAGTCGGCGAACGCATCGCGGAACACCGCTCCGTCCAGGAGGTCCACGAGCTCACCGGTGCCGCCGACCTCCTCGTGAAAGTCCGCGTCCGTGGACGCGAAGGCCTCTCCGACTTCCTCTCGACGCTCGGTGAGTACGACGGCGTGCAGAAGACGTCGACGAACGTCGCACTCCGAACCGTCAAGGAGGAGAGCCGCCTCGACTTGAACGGCGATGACTGA
- a CDS encoding dimethylarginine dimethylaminohydrolase family protein: MTDPSVRSEVGSLDRVIVHEPGDEFTSVVDPDACGWDGLPRRKRAAKEHAELVDTLESHDVDVVELGETGGDLAESLFVRDVAFCIEGGAVVGRMHEPIRHGEELRMTKRLVDLDIPVYHSVHGDGGFEVGNGVWLDEDTLAVGRSKTTNAEGIRQVRGVLDTYGIDIVEVPIFGSTESTGQTHLALVFSMVADDLALVYSPAVPSEFRDLLHDRGIETIDVPTREQRNMATSTIVVDEDVVILSAGNPETQAALEAEGLDVIELDAREIRKTGGGLKGLVLPLARS; encoded by the coding sequence ATGACTGACCCTTCGGTCCGCTCGGAAGTCGGGTCGCTCGACCGCGTCATCGTCCACGAACCCGGTGACGAGTTCACGAGCGTCGTCGACCCGGACGCTTGCGGGTGGGACGGGCTCCCGCGGCGGAAGCGCGCCGCGAAGGAGCACGCCGAACTCGTCGATACCCTCGAGTCTCACGACGTCGACGTTGTCGAGCTTGGAGAAACCGGTGGCGACCTCGCGGAGTCACTGTTCGTGCGGGACGTCGCGTTCTGCATCGAAGGCGGTGCCGTTGTCGGGCGGATGCACGAACCGATCCGGCACGGAGAAGAGCTCCGGATGACGAAGCGACTCGTTGACCTCGACATCCCAGTCTACCACAGCGTCCACGGCGACGGTGGGTTTGAGGTCGGAAACGGTGTCTGGCTGGACGAGGACACCTTGGCGGTCGGCCGGTCGAAGACGACGAATGCGGAAGGCATCCGGCAGGTTCGCGGGGTCCTCGACACCTACGGTATCGACATCGTCGAAGTCCCGATCTTCGGAAGCACGGAAAGCACGGGCCAAACGCACCTCGCACTCGTCTTCTCGATGGTCGCCGACGACCTCGCGCTCGTCTACTCGCCGGCTGTCCCCTCGGAGTTCCGTGACCTCCTCCACGACCGCGGCATCGAGACGATCGACGTGCCGACGCGCGAACAGCGGAACATGGCGACGTCCACCATCGTCGTTGACGAAGACGTCGTGATTCTCTCTGCGGGGAACCCCGAGACGCAGGCCGCGCTCGAAGCCGAAGGCCTCGATGTGATCGAACTGGATGCCCGAGAGATCCGGAAGACAGGCGGCGGACTGAAGGGGCTCGTCCTTCCCCTGGCACGTTCGTAG